GCCATTCCCCCATCTTCCAGCCGAGTGTGTGGCAGGCCTCCCACTGGTTTTCATCGAAAAACTGATCGCTGGTGGGCTGCTGTGGAAAAGCGGGTTGCCGGGCCGCATAGCGTTCGGTATCCAGCCCGAGGTCAGCGATCAAATGCGGTTTCACCACGATCAGCGCGGCGTAGTCTTCCCGGTCGGGGTAGCCGATTCGCGCCAGCATAAACGGGGCCGGGTTTTCTCTTTGGGTCAGTAAATCTGGGGTGGTAAAACGCCCTGCCAGCGCGGGTTCCACGACGCTGTTATCAAGGAACTCTATGCGGGTGGCGTAATCGATACGCGCCTTTCGGACCAGATTTTCAACATCTTCATAGTGGTAGTCCGGGTCTGCGCCGCAGTCGGCCAGCACGATCAGCGGCACCCGGCGTTTCAACAGCGCATACACCCCGGTATTGTCAAAATGACCGCCGTCCGAAACGTACCACAGGCTGCTGTTCATGCCGGGGAAGAAAGCCAGCATTTCACCGATCAACGCCCTGAGGTGTGGAAACGTCTCCGGCTTTATTTTCCGGTCATGCCTGTCCAGCTTCTCCGCCGTTGTGGCGATGTACTTACGCTTTCTGATGAGCAGGTTTTCATTCCAGTATCCCAGACGGATCGCCGAGGTGAACAGCAGGGCGGCGGTGCCAGTGCGGGTGTTCGATCCCATGCCCGTACCCAGCGCGGCACCGGAGATCGCCAGCCATTTGGACAGGTGCTCTTCCTCCCAGTCGATGCCCTGCGGCAGCTGCGTGCCGGTTTCAATACCCAGCGGGCCGAGCGTCAGCGCCATGCCTTTGCGGTCGGCGTTAAAGTTACCGGTGCGATCGTCTACCGTCTGGTTAATGCAGCAGTTAATCAGGTGCAGCGGGCCGCCAAAGCGATGAGGATGATAGTCGCGCAGCAGTACGTCATCGCCGGGCTGTACGTCGGTAATGCGCCACTTCTGATTTTCACCTATCCGATCGCGTTGGTAATCGGAGAGCAGACTGAGCGGAAACCGCGCGCCGTTCGTTTCCGGCCGGCCGGGGCGAAAATAGTTTCCCACCGAGATCCAGGCGCGCTCCAGCCTGGCGCGATACAGATTGTGCAGGGATGACAGATTCAGGACATCGACCCGCCTGCGGGTCAGCCAGAAATAGACCGCCATCAGCGCCAGGAAAACGATATCCATCAGCAGCGCTGGCCAGCCGGACGATTTTTCCGGGATGTAGAGATCGGTAAACAGAATCAGCAGTATCGTCGACCAGCTGAGGAACAGAGCCAGTAAAAGAAGATAACCAATCTGGTTGATGATATTTGCTACCGGCTTTTTCTTGGCCGGGTTTTTCGTCGGGGGCTTTATCCAGTGCCTTAACAGCGAAATAGCGGGCGGCAGCAGGGCCAGCACGGTCAGGAAGGTGAGAAAGTTCGCCCGGACTTTTATCCAGTAGCAGAATTCGGTCGCGCCATAGCAAAACAGGCAGGCCAGCGCCGCGAGCAGCGCCACGGCCAGTTTCCTGGTGCGGATAAGCCGCTGCCGGGCAACGGAAAGAGTGGTGATTTTTAATGCGCAGCAATCCTGCACCAGCTTAGCGGCCAGCGGCAGGCAGGAGAACAGCAACACCCCCATACCCAGCCCTATCGGCTTATCACGGTAAACCATGTGTGGGCTGAAACCGTAGGCCAGCAGCAGCGCCAGCGTCACGAGGGGCACGGAAAGAGTGGTGTAGTAATCCTGATAGCGGCCTTTTGTTGTGCCATCGTCCCCTCCACCGGCGGGCCGGATGATCCACCAGGCACTCATCTGCCAGAGGGCGCAGGCCAGCGGGATCAGCATCAGACCGATCCAGACCGGAGCCGGCTTGCTGGCCGGGCTGAAGCCGGTGAGCAGCAGGCCGGGAAAGAACATCAGCGCCGCCAGAAACAGCATCACGGTAGCGGCCTCAAAGTGCGAGGCCAGCAGGCCGCGCAGGGTGTAGGCCATTGCCCGTGAGGTATCGCGAAACCCCGCCGGCGCCAGGTAGCGGCCATTATTCCGCAGCCACCAGAGTAAGAATGAGCGTTTCTCTGCCAGACCCGCCTCCACCGCTTCGGCCTTCTGGTCTTCGTTATAGAGCCGCCCCAGCGTACCGCCAAAATAGCCGCCGCCGGATACCGTGGAAAGATAATCAAATCGGCGCAGGACTTTATTTGCCGCTAACGCCCTGACCAGGCCGAGGCAGAAGGTGGCGCTGCGGATGCCGCCGCCGGAGAGCGCCAGCGCGCTGACGGGCCGGTCGGCGCTGACATTCGCCTGCTGCCGCCTGTGCTGAATTAACGCGTCTTCGTCGCGCTGAGTATCCTGGCCATTATTATTTATCAGAGGCTCGCTCATGATTTTCTGGTCCTGAAGGCTTCGCCGTTATGGATGGGGCTTTGCATTACACAATAGGAATCGGGATTAAAAAATGACAGCGGATTGTGTGAGGACTGTGCGCATTTAACAGAAAAATGGACACTTCACCCATGCGGCCGCAGGCTCAGGGTGGGAGCAGGAGAGTGGGGGGATCCTCCGGCTGCAGCCGCAGCCGGAGAGGGCAGTCAGACGATGGCCTTTACTTCACTTAATGCTTCGGCAATCCGCTTAAAGCGATCGAAGCGTTTTCTCAGCATCGCGTGTTTGGCCGGGTTCGGCTCCAGGCGAAGGGTGGGCGGCTGGCAGTGCGTCATCGCCGTCTGGAAATCTGCATATTCGCCCGCGCCGACCGCCGCGCAGATCGCCGCCGCGCGGCAGCCGGACTGCTTCACGTCGACGATTTCCAGCGGCAGGTTGCTGGCGTCACAGAACATCTGCATCCAGATATCCGAATGCGTGGGGCCGCCCGTAAAACGGATGGTGCCGCTGCCCGCGCCCAGATCCTGTACGCGGTCCTGATGCAGCAGATGGGAGAAAACGATGCCCTGATAAATGGCATAGATCATATCTTCCCGGCTGTGGTGGCCGCTCAGCCCCAGGAAACCGCCGTGCAGGCTGTCGTGGAAGTTGGAGCCGTACAGCCACGGATAAAACAGAATATCGCTGTCCTTTTCATAGCCCTCCTTCGCCCACTGATTAAACTGCCGGTAGCTGTCCGGCAGATCCGGGAAGAACTGCTTCACAAACCAGGCGAGGTTGCTGGCGGAGGTCGGGCTGCCTTCGTGAACGAAGAAGGTGCCGGGGATGCAGTATTTCCCCCATACGTAAGGGTAATCGGACGGCTCAATGCGGTCGAAAACGCGGGTGGCGATGCTCCAGGTGCCCGCCACCGCGCTCAGGCAGTGACTGTCGTGAACGCCCGACGCCAGCGCTGCGCCGACGACGTCAAACAGCCCGCCGAAGACCGGCGTTCCGGCTTTCAGTCCGCACTGCGCGGCGGCCTGCTCGGTAACGTATCCGGCGCAGTCGGCGGAACCGATTACCGGCGGGGCTTTCTCAGCCATCTCTGCAATGTCGAAGATGTTAAACAGCGTGGGATCGAACGCGCCCTGCTGCTGGTTAAACAGGTTGCTGCCGGAGATATTGGTCTCTTCGCAGGCAAACTCGCCGGTCAGGCAGTAGCGGATATAGTCGTGGACCATCAGAATATAGCCCGCACGCTGATAGTTTTCCGGCTCATGCTCCTTCAGCCAGCCGAGCAGCGCCGCCGGATGCGACGGCCACAGCTGTTGCAGGCTGCGCCCGTAAGCTTCGGCATCGCGGCCTTCACTTTTCCAGCGGCTGACCAGCGGCTGCGCGCGCGAGTCGGAAGAGACGATACCGTTACGCACCGGCTGGCCCTGCTTATCCACCAGGTACAGCCCCTTACCGTGGGCGGAGAAGCTCACGCCGTGAATCGCCTCCGGCGCGATGCCGCTTTCCGCCAGCGCCTGGCGGATCACCCGGCCGGTGGCGGACCACAGCTCGGTCATATCGCGCTCGCAGAAGCCCATCTGTTCGCTGAGCAGCGGAACCGCCAGCTCAACAACTTTAACCTCCCGGCCGTCGGCGGTATAAATCCCGGCTTTGGTCACCGTCCCGCCTAAATCAACGCCCATATAGTAGTGGTTCATACTGCCTCCGGGCTGGGCAGCGCGGAGCGGGTTTCACCCCAGCCGGCTGCGGCCATTTTGTCTTCAATCCACTGACGGGCGCGGATGATTTCCAGCAGCGGCTCGTCCGCTTTCTCCGTCCACATCTCAATCAGGAAGGTGCCGCGATAGTTCAGGCGGCGCAGGGTTTTAAAGAACTGCACGAAATCCACGCAGCCCTCGCCAAACGGCACATCGCGGAACTGGCCCGGTGAATCCGGCGTGACCGGCAGCGTATCTTTCAGGTGGATAGCCGCAATCCGATCGATGCCGCCGGTCAGCTCGCTGTCCACCTCATTGCCCCAGGCGGTGAGGTTGCCGATATCCGGATAGACGGTGAACCACGGCGAGTTAATTTTCGCATTCAGCGCCTGCCACTTGCTGATGGAGTTCATAAACGGCGTATCCATAATTTCCACCGCGCACATCACCTGCGCCCCGGCGGCCAGCTCAACGGCCCAGGCCACGGAGTCCTCGAAGCGGGCGATGGTGTCGTCGTCCTGCGGTTCGTAATAGACGTCGTAGCCGGCCAGCTGGATGGTGCGGATGCCCAGATCCTGCGCCAGACGCACGGCTTTCTCCATAATGGCATAGGCCTGCCGGCGGGTTTCTGCATCGCGGCTGCCGAACGG
This portion of the Erwinia sp. SLM-02 genome encodes:
- a CDS encoding L-ribulose-5-phosphate 3-epimerase, with amino-acid sequence MRKHPLGIYEKALPKGTSWVEKLAVAKSCGFDFVEMSVDESDERLARLDWTQAERMEIIRAIQQTGVRIPTLCLSAHRRFPFGSRDAETRRQAYAIMEKAVRLAQDLGIRTIQLAGYDVYYEPQDDDTIARFEDSVAWAVELAAGAQVMCAVEIMDTPFMNSISKWQALNAKINSPWFTVYPDIGNLTAWGNEVDSELTGGIDRIAAIHLKDTLPVTPDSPGQFRDVPFGEGCVDFVQFFKTLRRLNYRGTFLIEMWTEKADEPLLEIIRARQWIEDKMAAAGWGETRSALPSPEAV
- a CDS encoding FGGY-family carbohydrate kinase yields the protein MNHYYMGVDLGGTVTKAGIYTADGREVKVVELAVPLLSEQMGFCERDMTELWSATGRVIRQALAESGIAPEAIHGVSFSAHGKGLYLVDKQGQPVRNGIVSSDSRAQPLVSRWKSEGRDAEAYGRSLQQLWPSHPAALLGWLKEHEPENYQRAGYILMVHDYIRYCLTGEFACEETNISGSNLFNQQQGAFDPTLFNIFDIAEMAEKAPPVIGSADCAGYVTEQAAAQCGLKAGTPVFGGLFDVVGAALASGVHDSHCLSAVAGTWSIATRVFDRIEPSDYPYVWGKYCIPGTFFVHEGSPTSASNLAWFVKQFFPDLPDSYRQFNQWAKEGYEKDSDILFYPWLYGSNFHDSLHGGFLGLSGHHSREDMIYAIYQGIVFSHLLHQDRVQDLGAGSGTIRFTGGPTHSDIWMQMFCDASNLPLEIVDVKQSGCRAAAICAAVGAGEYADFQTAMTHCQPPTLRLEPNPAKHAMLRKRFDRFKRIAEALSEVKAIV